A section of the Capra hircus breed San Clemente chromosome 23, ASM170441v1, whole genome shotgun sequence genome encodes:
- the TEAD3 gene encoding transcriptional enhancer factor TEF-5 isoform X2: MYGRNELIARYIKLRTGKTRTRKQVSSHIQVLARKKVREYQVGIKAMNLDQVSKDKALQSMASMSSAQIVSASVLQNKFSPPSPLPQAVFSTSSRFWSSPPLLGQQPGPSQDIKPFAQPTYPVQPPLPPTLSSYEPLAPLPSAAASVPVWQDRTIASSRLRLLEYSAFMEVQRDPDTYSKHLFVHIGQTNPAFSDPPLEAVDVRQIYDKFPEKKGGLKELYEKGPPNAFFLVKFWADLNSTIQEGPGAFYGVSSQYSSADSMTISVSTKVCSFGKQVVEKVETEYARLENGRFVYRIHRSPMCEYMINFIHKLKHLPEKYMMNSVLENFTVLQVVTSRDSQETLLVIAFVFEVSTSEHGAQHHVYKLVKD; encoded by the exons GTCGAAATGAGTTGATCGCACGCTATATTAAATTGAGGACGGGGAAGACTAGGACGAGAAAACAG GTGTCCAGCCACATACAGGTTCTAGCTCGGAAGAAGGTGCGGGAGTACCAGGTTGGCATCAAG GCCATGAACCTG GACCAGGTCTCCAAGGACAAAGCCCTCCAGAGCATGGCGTCCATGTCCTCCGCCCAGATTGTCTCGGCCAGCGTCCTACAGAACAAGTTCAGcccaccctcccctctgccccaggcCGTCTTCTCTACTTCCTCACGG TTTTGGAGCAGCCCCCCTCTCCTGGGACAGCAGCCTGGACCCTCTCAGGA CATCAAGCCCTTTGCACAGCCAACCTACCCTGTCCAGCCGCCCCTGCCACCGACGCTCAGCA GTTACGAGCCCCTGGCCCCGCTCCCCTCAGCTGCTGCCTCTGTGCCTGTATGGCAGGACCGCACCATCGCCTCCTCCCGGCTGCGGCTCCTCGAATATTCTGCCTTCATGGAGGTGCAGCGAGATCCTGACACG TACAGCAAACACCTGTTTGTGCACATCGGCCAGACGAACCCCGCCTTCTCAGACCCGCCCCTGGAGGCAGTGGATGTGCGTCAGATATACGACAAGTTCCCTGAGAAGAAGGGTGGCCTGAAGGAGCTCTATGAGAAAGGGCCTCCCAATGCCTTCTTCCTCGTCAAGTTCTGG GCCGACCTCAACAGCACCATCCAGGAGGGCCCAGGCGCCTTCTATGGGGTCAGCTCCCAGTACAGCTCGGCCGACAGCATGACCATCAGCGTCTCCACCAAGGTGTGCTCCTTTGGCAAGCAGGTAGTGGAGAAGGTGGAG ACTGAGTATGCCAGGCTGGAGAACGGGCGCTTTGTGTACCGTATCCACCGCTCGCCCATGTGTGAGTACATGATCAACTTTATCCACAAGCTCAAGCACCTGCCAGAGAAATACATGATGAACAGCGTCCTGGAGAACTTCACTGTCCTGCAG GTGGTCACCAGTCGGGACTCCCAGGAGACCCTGCTCGTCATTGCTTTCGTCTTTGAAGTCTCCACCAGCGAGCACGGAGCTCAGCACCATGTCTACAAACTCGTCAAAGACTAG
- the RPL10A gene encoding 60S ribosomal protein L10a, with product MSSKVSRDTLYEAVREVLHGNQRKRRKFLETVELQISLKNYDPQKDKRFSGTVRLKSTPRPKFSVCVLGDQQHCDEAKAVDIPHMDIEALKKLNKNKKLVKKLAKKYDAFLASESLIKQIPRILGPGLNKAGKFPSLLTHNENMVAKVDEVKSTIKFQMKKVLCLAVAVGHVKMTDDELVYNIHLAVNFLVSLLKKNWQNVRALYIKSTMGKPQRLY from the exons ATGAG CAGCAAAGTCTCCCGCGACACCCTCTACGAGGCGGTGCGGGAAGTCCTGCACGGGAACCAGCGCAAGCGCAGAAA gtttttggaGACGGTGGAGCTTCAGatcagcctgaagaactatgaccCTCAGAAGGACAAACGTTTCTCGGGCACCGTCAG GCTTAAGTCCACTCCCCGCCCCAAGTTCTCCGTGTGTGTCTTGGGGGACCAGCAGCATTGTGATGAGGCCAAGGCTGTGGATATCCCCCACATGGACATCGAGGCACTGAAAAAACTCAACAAGAATAAGAAACTGGTCAAGAAGCTGG CCAAGAAATATGATGCCTTTTTGGCTTCAGAGTCTCTGATCAAGCAGATCCCCCGAATCCTGGGCCCAGGCCTGAACAAGGCTGGCAAGTTCCCTTCCTTGCTGACCCACAATGAGAACATGGTGGCCAAAGTTGATGAAGTGAAGTCCACGATCAAGTTCCAGATGAAGAAG GTGCTGTGTCTGGCAGTGGCTGTTGGCCACGTgaagatgacagatgatgagctTGTGTACAACATCCACTTAGCTGTCAACTTCCTGGTATCATTGCTCAAGAAAAATTGGCAGAACGTCAGGGCCTTGTACATTAAGAGCACCATGGGCAAGCCCCAGCGTCTGTACTAA